The bacterium nucleotide sequence CCGACACACCCGACGGCATCTATGCAGCAGATATCAAGAGCTGGAGCATCGACGACAAGCGGTTGAACTTCCTGTTCGGAACGGAGATCGCGTGGGAGATAAAGGACGGTTCGCTCGGGCGCATACTAAAGAACCCGATATATTCGGGCATGACCCCCGAGTTCTGGGGTTCATGTGATGCGGTCTGCGGCGAGGACGATTGGCACTTATACGGCATTCCCAACTGCGGCAAGGGTGAGCCTGCTCAGCTTGCGCATGTCGGGCACGGAGTTGCCCCGGCAAGGTTCAATAACGTAAGAATGGAAGGTGCGAAATGAAATTACTGGGCCAGGAAAAATTAAGATCATTGATGCAGGTCGCATTGAGCCATTCGAGCGCAGACCAGACCGAGGTCAACATCCGCACGGGCAATTCCGCTCTCACTCGTTTTGCGAATTCCACGATCCACCAGAACATGGGCTTTGAGAATTACAGTGTCGGTGTGCGCGCTGTGTTCGGCAAGAAGATAGCCTCCGGCAGCGGCAACGATATCAGCGAGCAGGGCATTCGCGACTTGGTCGATAAGGTTATTGCAATCGCCCGCCACCAGGACGAGAACCCTGATTTCGTCTCTCTTCCCGAGCCTGTCGAGCGCATTCCCCAGGTCGAGTCATATTCACAGGCCACAGACGACATGACTGCCGAAGACAGAGCCAACGCCGTGCGTCAGATAGTGATTGAGTCTGACCGAATAGGCGGCACTGCCGCCGGTTCATATAATAAGAACGTGCACGAGCATGGCGTCATGAACAGTCTCGGCGTGGATTCATATTATCAGGGCACGTCCGCAAGGCTCACATGTGTCGTGACCGGCCCCGACGGCGGATTCGGCTATGCACAGGCTCATGGCGTCGACAGTTCGCATATTCAGCCCGGCGCGATAGGAGCGGAGGCTTCCGCACGGGCATATGAGAGCCGCAATCCGATTGATGCGCCTCCCGGCGATTATGAGTGTATCCTATTGCCATATGCGGTCTGCGACATGCTCTACGATCTGCGTTATGCCGGTATGGGCGCAATGTCATATCAAGAGGGTCACAGCTTTATGTGCGGCAAGATGGGCCAGAAGATCGTCAGTGAGAAGGTCAGCATTTGGGACGACGGTCGTGACCCGCGCACGATAGCCACTCCGTTCGATGGTGAGGGCATCGCGAAGCAGCATGTCGATATATTCAAAAACGGCGTAGCCAGCGGTGTGCTCTATGGCTCATACACCGCTCATCGTGAGGGCAAAAAGTCCACCGGCCACTCTGGTGGGATCAATCTTGTTATGGGTCCGGGCGATGCCACCATTCCCGAAATGATCGCATCCACAAAGCGGGGCATAATGATGACCCGGTTCCACTATGCAAATATAACCCATTTGATGACTGCGGCGGTTTCGGGTATGACTCGCGACGGTACATTTCTGATAGAGGACGGTAAGATTATCTCGCCGGTCAAGAATTTGAGGTTCAATCAGAGCATTGTCGAGGCTCTTGCAAATGTGCAGATGGTCGGCAAAGACTTGGTGCTCGATGATGGAATCCTTGCTCCTGCGATCAAGACGAGCAAGTTCACATTCCTGAGCGGGACAGCATTCTAGCCCGCATTATTCACGAGAAACGTGAATAATGCTCTCTGAGCTCCGGATTATGCGCTTTATGCATAATCCGGGCTAGCATATGTTCTGAGTTGTGTGTTGTGTGTTCCTGCAGATGGTTGCGGGTACTTGCGCGAGCGTTCTTTGTTCGGGCGCGATATCCGATCGCGACCAAAATAGAATCTCGCAATTTCAGATTGCGACAGCCGAATACAAAACCGAAAAGCGTTTCACATCCAGTCATTCTGAGCGAATGCGAAGAATCTGCTTTTGACCTAACGTTGTAATAAAGCCGATTTCTCGCTATTAAGTTGGTCGTTGACATTCAAGATGAAGATGGTCGGTGGTGTTCCTGCCCCAAATAAAGGCATGCCGGGAGGGCGAGGCTTCTGCCGAGCCATATGTGTCCGAGTGGTAATAATATACAGATAGTATACACAGATAGGCGGCGATCTCCGAATCGCCGCCTCAAAGCTGAACTGGGGTCTCCGAACCCCACACAGTGTGAGGTATTTGCTTGCGGGTGATATGGGGGCCAGAATGGAAAAGATAGACCTTCAAGGACAGCCTTTAGACCTCGATCTGACTATGACCTGTGGGCAGGCGTTTCGCTGGCACAAACGCGGCGGCGTATGGTCAGGCGTAGTCAAAGACAAGCTGATGGAGCTTGATATCAAGGACGGCAGCCTGCTCTGGAGGACGTATCCGCATTCCGACAGACCGCTTGTCGAGGAATATTTGCGCCTCAACGATGATGTAAACGCCATATATGCCGAGTTAGGCAAATCCGATCCTCATCTTGCCGAGCTTACGGAGAGGTTTCATGGTCTGCGACTGCTTCGCCAGGACCCCACAGAGGCTCTTTTCTCCTTCGTGTGTTCGGCAGCCAACAATATCCCGAGGATAATGGGCGCAGTGGAGACACTGGCCGTCACTTACGGCGAATTGGTCTGTGAGCTTGGTGGTTCGTGCTATTATGCGTTTCCGACTCCTGAGGCGATTGCATCTGCCGACCCGGCGGCGCTTCATAACAACAAAGCTCTTGGTTTCAGGGGTCGGCTTGTCAGGAATGTGGCTCTGGAGATAGTCAAGCGCGGCAGTGGCTGGCTGTCTTCACTCAGAGAAGCGAGTTATGCCGATGATAAGCAGGTCCTACTAGAGCTTCCAGGCGTCGGACCAAAGATAGCCGACTGTGTATGTCTGTTTTCTTTGGACAAGGACGAGGCAGTGCCGGTCGACACGCATGTGCGCCAGCTTGCCCACAGACTGTTTCTACCCGATCTGAAGGCCAGGACAATCACGGATAATGTGTACAGATGCATATCCTGCACATTCGGCAGCCGATACGGCAAGTATGCAGGCTGGGCGCAGCAGTTTTTATATTACGAAGACCTGATGAAGACAAATGAGCGAAGTAACCTTAGTTCAACCCTATAATACCCAATGGCCATACTGGTTCGAGAGTGTGAAGGCTTTCGTAGAACCCGCGCTGGCTGGTGTGCAATATACGATTGAGCATGTCGGAAGCACCGCCGTTCTCGGGATGACTGCGAAGCCTATCATTGACATAGATGTTATTGT carries:
- a CDS encoding TldD/PmbA family protein, producing MKLLGQEKLRSLMQVALSHSSADQTEVNIRTGNSALTRFANSTIHQNMGFENYSVGVRAVFGKKIASGSGNDISEQGIRDLVDKVIAIARHQDENPDFVSLPEPVERIPQVESYSQATDDMTAEDRANAVRQIVIESDRIGGTAAGSYNKNVHEHGVMNSLGVDSYYQGTSARLTCVVTGPDGGFGYAQAHGVDSSHIQPGAIGAEASARAYESRNPIDAPPGDYECILLPYAVCDMLYDLRYAGMGAMSYQEGHSFMCGKMGQKIVSEKVSIWDDGRDPRTIATPFDGEGIAKQHVDIFKNGVASGVLYGSYTAHREGKKSTGHSGGINLVMGPGDATIPEMIASTKRGIMMTRFHYANITHLMTAAVSGMTRDGTFLIEDGKIISPVKNLRFNQSIVEALANVQMVGKDLVLDDGILAPAIKTSKFTFLSGTAF